In Bradyrhizobium sp. 170, the DNA window GGTCGGCGTGACCGCTGATGGCGTCGAGATTTTTACGCTGTCGCAGCGCAACGGCGAAAAGCCGCTAACTCCGGCATAATTGGGCTGCGGCATAGTTGGGCCGGCGCCTAACCCTCCCCGCGCAGGGAGCTGACGATGGCGGCGGTGGAACGGGGCTCCCAAACGCAGCTTGTTGCGACTTGTCTCGTCGCATGTGCCGTTTTGTTCGCAGGCCAGAGCAACGCGGCCGAGGATACCCTGTTCGTAAGCAAGAGGATCACGCCGCAGGGCGAGTACACTGCCGGCATCGAAGGTCCCGCGGTCGACGCATCAAGCAACCTCTACGTTGTCAATTTTCAACAGAGCGGCAACATCGGCAAGCTGGCGGCTGGCGCTTCGCAGTCCCAGCTCTTCACGTCGCTTCCTGAGGGCAGCATCGGTAACGGCATTCGTTTGGATCGGCAGGGGCGGATGTACGTCGCTGATTTCAAGAAGCACAATGTCTGGGTCATCGAACGCGGCGAAACCACGCCGCGCGTCTACTTTCATTCCGATCGGTTCAATCAGCCAAACGACCTGGCGATCGCGGCGGACGGCACGCTCTATGCCAGCGACCCGCGATTTGCATCGCCCTCGGGCGGCCAAATCTGGCGCATTACCCGCGGCGCCGACGGCAAGGGTCAGGGTGAAGTGATGTCCAGTACAAGGCGCCTCGGCGTGACCAACGGGATCGATCTGAGCCCGGACGGCGCCACGCTTTACGTGAGCGAGTCGAATTCGCGGCAGGTCTGGGCCTATCGCCTCGACGGCAGCAAGCTGCTCGACCCGCGGCTGGTCAGGGGTTTTGCGGATTTCGAGGTCGACGGCCTGCGCACCGACGTCGACGGCCGGATTTATCTCGCGCGGCTTTCGGCCGGCAAGATCGCCATTATCGCGGCCAATGGATCACTCGAACGTGAGGTACCCCTGAGCGGAAAGCAGCCGACCAACCTCACCTTTGGCGGCCCCGACGGCAGAACCGTGTTCGTGACCCAGAAGGAGGGCCGTTTCATCGAGGCCTTCCGCGTGGACCGTCCCGGCCGCGAGCCTTGCCTGCAAATGCCTCGCATGTGCTGAAACGACGAATACGCCCCTCTTACTTCCCCCGGCAACACTGCTGCAACACGCCCTGTCATTGAGCAAGAATGGACCGGAATATCCTGGGTAGCGCGGGGTAGCATCTAGCGCGAGCCCTTCGGAATGAAGGCTCTGGCGGGCTCAGAATCAACCAAAGGGAGCAAGGGCAATGTTCGAAATTTCACGTCGCGATCTGGTCCTCGGGAGCACGGGGGCGGCGCTCGTTTTCGGGCTCAAGGGACCGGTTTCATTCATCGGCGCGGCGCATGCGCAGCGGGCCGCGGACAGCCTCAAATACAAGGTCGGCGAGATCGAGGTGTTCAGCCTGCATGAGGGAGCCATCGAGCGCGTCCTCAATGAGGGCTTCGTCAAGAATGCCTCGCTCGACGACGTCAAGAAGGCCCTGACCGCCAGCGGGATCGGCCCCGACAAGTTCGACAACCCCTTTACCGTGACCGCGATCCGGACCGGCGGCAAGGTCGTGCTGTTCGACACCGGCTTCGGCGGCAACGGCCCGCCGACGGTGGGCAAGCTCGCCGACAACATGAAGGCGGCCGGCCTCGATCCGGCCACCGTCTCCACGGTGGTGATCTCGCATTTCCATCCCGATCACATCTCCGGCCTGTGGGTGAAGGAGACCAATGCGCAGGTGTTTCCGAATGCGGAAATTCTGATGCCCGAGGTGGAGTACAAGTTCTGGACCGATCCGGCGCTGGTGGAGAAGCTGCCGGAGGCTGCTCGCGGCAATGTGAAGCGGATCCAGTCGACCTTCCCGACCTGGAAGAACATCAAGCAATATGTCGACGGCGCCGAACTGGTCCCCGGCGTGCGCGCCATCGCCACGCCGGGCCACACCGTCGGCCACATGTCCTTCCTGGTGGCCTCGGGCGGGCAGCAATTGTTCATCCAGAGCGACGTCACGGGTATCCACCAGTTGTTCGTCAAAAATCCCGGCTGGTTCTCGATGTTCGATGCGGACGCGCCGAAAGCGGAAGCCACGCGCCGCGCGTTCTTCGATCGCGTCATCGCCGAAAAGGGCATGATCGCCGGCTATCATTTCGGCTTCCCGAACGTCGGCACGCTGTCAAAGGACGGCAACGGCTATGCGTTCGCGGCCGTGAAGGCCTGACAGCGGGTTGATTGAAACGACCGAGGGCGCCGTGCTTTGCGCGGCGCCTTTTCCTCAGAGCCTCCCGCACTTTAGAGTTGCAAAAGCTCGCCGGCACGGCATGGTTACGGCGATGCCAGCCAGGACCAGCACTCCCCCGGATCAACCCGCCGAGACGCCGCATTATCACGGCCACCGCGAGCGGCTGCGCGAACGATTTTACGGCGCCGGGCCGGAGGCGCTGAGCGACTATGAGCTGCTGGAGATGGCGCTGTTTCCGGCCCTGCCCCGGCGCGACACCAAGCCGCTGGCGAAAGCGCTGTTGAAAAAATTCGGCTCGTTCGCCGAAGTCGTTCACGCGCCGGTCGCGCGCCTGCGCGAGGTCGACGGCATCGGCGAGGCCTCGATCAACCAGATCAAATTGCTCGCAGCGGCCGCGAGCCGGGTGGCGAAGGGCGAGATCAAGCGCAAGATCGCACTGGCGTCATGGAACGACGTGATCGAGTATTGCCGGAGCGGGATGGCGTTTGCCGACAAGGAGCAGTTTCGCCTGCTGTTTCTCGACAAGCGCAACCAGTTGATCGCGGACGAGATCCAGCAGACCGGCACCGTCGACCACACGCCGGTCTATCCGCGCGAGGTGATCAAGCGGGCGCTCGAACTATCGGCGACGGCGCTGATCCTGGTGCACAACCACCCCTCCGGCGATCCGACGCCATCGCAGGCCGATATCCAGATGACCAAAGCGATCGTCCAGATCGCCACCCCGCTCGGCATTTCCGTGCACGACCACATCATCGTCGGCAAGAACGGTCATTCGAGCCTGAAGGGGCTGAAGCTGATCTAGCGTACCGCTACCGCTCAGTAATCGCTATCCCAACGAGGCGACCAGCATCATGCCGCGGCGAGGCCTCGCACGGCGAAATCACGACCGAGGATGCTAAAATCAGGTGATCGCAACGCGCAGTTGCGCTAATATCCACGGGTCGAACATCCCGCGCCGCGCGCCGTCGCGTCCAGGGACCGACAAACTAACGTCGGGCAGGTTTTCGTATCGGAGGACCGTCATGACCAGCACTTCAGACACTGTGAATCAGGCCGGCTCGGATACGGCGCCGCTGCGCGCCAAATGGGGCTGGATCGTCGCACTCGGCGTCGTCTATCTCGTCGCCGGGTTCATCGCGCTTGGCAGCGTCGCGATGGCCACTGTCGCGAGCGTCTTCGTCGTCGGCGTGATGATGATCATCGCCGGCGTCGCCGAAGTAATCAGCGCCTTCCAGATCAAGACCTGGGGCAAGTTCCTGCTCTGGGCCCTGCTCGGTGTGCTCTATGTCATTGCCGGCTTCGTCACGTTCCAGAATCCGCTGCTCGCGGCCGTGCTGCTCACCCTCATTCTCGGCGCATCGCTGGTGGCCTCGGGCATCATGCGGATCATCCTTGCCTTCAGCATGAAACGGGAAACGCCGTGGATCTGGGTGGCGCTATCAGGCGTGATCACGCTGCTGCTCGGCGCGCTGATCCTCCTGCGCTGGCCGGTCTCGAGCCTCTATATCCTCGGCCTGTTCCTCGGCATCGATCTCATCATGGCCGGCGCAGGCTGGATCGGAGTAGGCCTCGGCTTGCGCCGCGCTCGCTGAGGTATGTCTGGCGGACTGCGCGCGGCGCAGTCTCTCGATCGACGATTAGGAGGCGCCCATGCGCTGGATCTACCTCGCCGTCATCATTCTGTTCGCCGCCGCGACGATCATCTTCGCAGTGCAGAACTTCGAGATTGTCACCATGTCCTTCCTCGGCATCAATGCCCGCGTGCCGCTCGCACTGCTGGTCGCCGTCGCCTACCTCCTTGGCGCGGCGACGGGCGGCAGCCTGTATGCGCTGCTGCGTCGATCGTACGAGGGATCGAGACGAAGCATTGTGGGCTCGTCCTGACCTAAGGCACCGTTTCATCTCCGGCCGAGGAGGATGAAGATGGCAGAAACCGCGCGCGAACCGGTCCTGGTGGATCTCGCCTTGCAAGGCGGCGGCTCTCACGGCGCGTTCACCTGGGGCGTGCTTGATCGGCTGATCGAGGAGCCGTGGCTGCGGATCGAGGCGATCTCCGGCACGTCGGCGGGCGCGATGAATGCAGCCTTGGTGGCCGACGGATGGACGCAAGGCGGCGCCGAAGGCGCGCGGGCGGCGCTCGATACCTATTGGCGGCGCGTGTCGCGGGCTGCGGCGTTAAGCCCGCTGCAGCGTTCGCCGCTCGACCGGATGATGGGTCGCTGGACCCTCGACACCTCGCCCGCCTACATCGCCATGGACCTGATGGCCCGCGTTGTTTCGCCCTATGATCTCAATCCGCTTGGCCTCAATCCGTTGCGCGCCATCCTGGACGAGAGCATCGATTTCGACCGACTGGCCCGCTCACCGATCAGGCTATTCGTCACCGCAACCAGTGTGCGCACCGGCCGCGGCCGCATCTTCCGCAACAAGGAGATCACCGCCGACGTCCTGCTTGCCTCGGCCTGCCTGCCGACCATGTTCCATGCGATCGAGATCGACGGCGAACCCTATTGGGATGGCGGCTATGCCGGTAATCCGACGCTGACGCCGCTGGTGCGCGAAAGCGACGCGCACGACACCATTCTGGTGCAGATCAACCCGCGCGAGCGGCCGGAGCCACCGCGCACGGCAAATGAAATCCTCAACCGGCTCAACGAGATTTCCTTCAACTCGCCGCTGATGAAGGAATTGCGCATGATGGCGCTGCTGCGCGAGGTGGCGGACCCCGGGCACGGCGAAGGCGCGCGCTGGGCCGGAATGCGAACGCACCGGATCATGACTGACGCGCTCGCGGAGTTCGGTGCGTCGTCGAAGCTCAACGTCGAGTGGGCGTTCGTCTCGCTGCTGAAAGAAGAGGGCCGCAAGAGCGCCAACACATTCCTTGACACCCACGGCGAGGATATCGGCGTGCGCTGTACGGCCGATTTTGACGTGCTGCTGGCGGAATGCTGAAGTCATGACGGTGTCAGGGCTTCTCGGCATCCTGATCGGGCTCGGCCTTTTAATTGCGTTCGCGTTCCGGGGCTGGAGCGTGCTGCTGCTTGCGCCGCTCGCCGCCCTGATCGCAGCGCTGTTCTCCCGCGAGCCGCTGCTTGCCCACTGGACCCAGACCTTCATGGCCAGCGCGGCGGGCTTTCTGGCCCAGTTCTTTCCGCTGTTTCTGCTTGGCGCGCTGTTCGGCAAGCTGATGGAGGACAGCGGCTCGGTCGCCGCGATCGCGAGCTTCATGACCGGGCGGCTCGGCCCGCAGCGGGCCGTGCTGGCGGTGGTGCTCGCCGGCGCGCTCGTCACCTATGGCGGCGTCAGCCTGTTCGTCGCCTTCTTCGTGCTGGCGCCGATGGCGCAGGAGCTGTTTCGTGCGGCCGGCATCCCGCGGCGTCTGATGCCGGCGGCCATCGTGCTCGGCACCTCGACCTTCACCATGTCGGCACTGCCCGGCACGCCGTCGATCCAGAACGCGATCCCGATGCCGTTCTTCGGCACCACGCCCTTTGCCGCGCCCGGCCTCGGCGTCCTGGCATCGCTGATCATGCTCGGCTTCGGCCTGTGGTGGCTCAATCGCCAGGAGGCGATCGCAAAGAGGAACGGCGAAGGCTTTGGCGACGGCGCGCCGATGTCGTCCGACCGTCTCGCCACCGACGAAAAATTACGTGAACGCGCCACCACCGCGCGCGAGTTCGATCCAGCAGAGATCGTGCACGGCGAAGCGACCGACGTGCCGCCTCCGGCCATGCTCGCCGCGCTGCCCCTTATCATGGTGATTATCGTCAATCTGGCGATGTCGCTGCTCATCCTGCCGGCACTCGACACCCGTTTTCTCGCCGAAGCCCGCTGGGGTGCGACGTCGCTCGCCGCTGTCGGTGGCGTGTGGGCCGTGATCACGGCGCTTGCCTGCGCGATTCTGACCGTGCTCGCGGTCAGCCATCGGCGACTGCCGGCGCTGCGCGCGACAATGGACGCCGGCGCCAACGCCTCTGTATTGCCGGCGATGAGCGTGGCGAGCCTGGTCGGCTTCGGCGCCGTGGTAGCGGCGATGCCCGCCTTCACGGTGGTGCGCGACGCCGTGCTCGGCATCGGCGGCGGACCGCTGGTGTCGCTGGCAGTCGCCACCAACGTGCTCGCGGCTCTCACCGGCTCGGCGTCGGGCGGGCTGACCATCGCGCTCGACGCGCTCGGGGCGACCTACATGATGCGCGCAGCGGAGATCGGGCTCGATCCCGCGCTGCTGCATCGCGTGGCGGTGATCGGTTCGGGTACGCTCGACAGCCTGCCCCATAATGGCGCGGTCGTCACGCTGCTCGCCGTCTGCGGATCGACGCACCGAGACAGCTATCGCGACATCGTCATGGTCGGCATCGTCGGCGCGCTCATCGCCCTCACTGCCGTCATCGCGCTCGGCTCGGTTGCGGGATCGTTCTGAGCATCGGCACTGACGTCATCCACGGGAATGCGGGGTCATGCCTCCAAGCCACGCCGTGAGCCTTGATCTTTCCCTGACCAGGCCATCCTGATTGAAGTGGTGAACACAAAAGTGTGCCCATGAATCTTCGAACGCCATTTCCATGTCACCTGTGACCGACGTGGTACCTATCCCGATTTCTGCGTAGGTAAACTCGAAACTGCCACTAGGACGCGCCAGCGCAATGTGGAACGGTTGACCAGTAAACTCGTTGATCTTCGGCCTGCCGGTGCTCCGCATGACGCCGGGGATCTCTACCCTTGCGGTTCTAAGTTCCAAGTCCGCATCAAGATCAATCGGCAGGAACAACGTCTCGCAAAATTCCGAGCATGTGGACGCGAATACAGCAAAGAGATTGCTCAATGGTTCGCATGTCTCGCCTGAGATGATCGTTTCAAGCGCGATCCGTTGAGCTTCATCTGCACGCTCGTCGATAACGATCTGGCGCCGGCCGTTTCCGTCCTTGATTTCGCCAGGCCACTTGTACAGCGCCGCCCAGTTCAGGCCTGAGAGCGGTGTATCGTTGAAGTGGCCTTCAACGATGGTGCCGACGAAGGCCGACTGACAAAAGCCGTGGGTACTCGGCAGGTTGAACTGGCAACCACAATTCATGGCGCAATTGCAGTTATCGTAAGTCTCGCTCTTGAATAGCCATTGATCAGCCATCTCACTGCGCCTCCCGTCGCTTGTGGTTGACGCCATGATTCCGCAAACAGGTGAGTGTCGCCCCCGAGCCTCCAGTCTGGAACCGGGGGATTGCGTTGTAGTGTTCACACCCCGTTCGCCCCGGAAGTTTAGCGGCGTTGACCTGCGACTGAAACCGGATGCTCGGATTTCCGGTTGTGGCCCATTGACGCCCCCGGCGCCCCCCCGGTTCAGAACCGCTTACGAGACCAAAAGGAGCCAGATTAGCCTGCTGGTTGGCATGGTCGCTTGCTGCACAACCGCCCCTCCCGCGACCCGACGGCCCCACGGGCCGATATCCAGATGACGAAAGCGATCGTCGAGTTGCCACCCCGCTCGGCATTTCCGTCTACGACCACATCATCGTTGGCAAGAACGGTCACGCAGGTTTGAGAGGACGGCAGTTCATCCAGCGGCGTCAAGGTCCATCGTAGATTGAGTACGGTGCGCGACTGCATATTTGATCCAGTGCCTTATTCTGCAATTGTGTATTGCAAAGCTAGCAGCGGCGTTCCGTTACTCTGCGCCTTTTGCGCG includes these proteins:
- a CDS encoding DUF1326 domain-containing protein codes for the protein MADQWLFKSETYDNCNCAMNCGCQFNLPSTHGFCQSAFVGTIVEGHFNDTPLSGLNWAALYKWPGEIKDGNGRRQIVIDERADEAQRIALETIISGETCEPLSNLFAVFASTCSEFCETLFLPIDLDADLELRTARVEIPGVMRSTGRPKINEFTGQPFHIALARPSGSFEFTYAEIGIGTTSVTGDMEMAFEDSWAHFCVHHFNQDGLVRERSRLTAWLGGMTPHSRG
- a CDS encoding GntP family permease encodes the protein MTVSGLLGILIGLGLLIAFAFRGWSVLLLAPLAALIAALFSREPLLAHWTQTFMASAAGFLAQFFPLFLLGALFGKLMEDSGSVAAIASFMTGRLGPQRAVLAVVLAGALVTYGGVSLFVAFFVLAPMAQELFRAAGIPRRLMPAAIVLGTSTFTMSALPGTPSIQNAIPMPFFGTTPFAAPGLGVLASLIMLGFGLWWLNRQEAIAKRNGEGFGDGAPMSSDRLATDEKLRERATTAREFDPAEIVHGEATDVPPPAMLAALPLIMVIIVNLAMSLLILPALDTRFLAEARWGATSLAAVGGVWAVITALACAILTVLAVSHRRLPALRATMDAGANASVLPAMSVASLVGFGAVVAAMPAFTVVRDAVLGIGGGPLVSLAVATNVLAALTGSASGGLTIALDALGATYMMRAAEIGLDPALLHRVAVIGSGTLDSLPHNGAVVTLLAVCGSTHRDSYRDIVMVGIVGALIALTAVIALGSVAGSF
- a CDS encoding MBL fold metallo-hydrolase, translated to MFEISRRDLVLGSTGAALVFGLKGPVSFIGAAHAQRAADSLKYKVGEIEVFSLHEGAIERVLNEGFVKNASLDDVKKALTASGIGPDKFDNPFTVTAIRTGGKVVLFDTGFGGNGPPTVGKLADNMKAAGLDPATVSTVVISHFHPDHISGLWVKETNAQVFPNAEILMPEVEYKFWTDPALVEKLPEAARGNVKRIQSTFPTWKNIKQYVDGAELVPGVRAIATPGHTVGHMSFLVASGGQQLFIQSDVTGIHQLFVKNPGWFSMFDADAPKAEATRRAFFDRVIAEKGMIAGYHFGFPNVGTLSKDGNGYAFAAVKA
- a CDS encoding SMP-30/gluconolactonase/LRE family protein; protein product: MAAVERGSQTQLVATCLVACAVLFAGQSNAAEDTLFVSKRITPQGEYTAGIEGPAVDASSNLYVVNFQQSGNIGKLAAGASQSQLFTSLPEGSIGNGIRLDRQGRMYVADFKKHNVWVIERGETTPRVYFHSDRFNQPNDLAIAADGTLYASDPRFASPSGGQIWRITRGADGKGQGEVMSSTRRLGVTNGIDLSPDGATLYVSESNSRQVWAYRLDGSKLLDPRLVRGFADFEVDGLRTDVDGRIYLARLSAGKIAIIAANGSLEREVPLSGKQPTNLTFGGPDGRTVFVTQKEGRFIEAFRVDRPGREPCLQMPRMC
- a CDS encoding HdeD family acid-resistance protein, translating into MTSTSDTVNQAGSDTAPLRAKWGWIVALGVVYLVAGFIALGSVAMATVASVFVVGVMMIIAGVAEVISAFQIKTWGKFLLWALLGVLYVIAGFVTFQNPLLAAVLLTLILGASLVASGIMRIILAFSMKRETPWIWVALSGVITLLLGALILLRWPVSSLYILGLFLGIDLIMAGAGWIGVGLGLRRAR
- a CDS encoding patatin-like phospholipase family protein; amino-acid sequence: MAETAREPVLVDLALQGGGSHGAFTWGVLDRLIEEPWLRIEAISGTSAGAMNAALVADGWTQGGAEGARAALDTYWRRVSRAAALSPLQRSPLDRMMGRWTLDTSPAYIAMDLMARVVSPYDLNPLGLNPLRAILDESIDFDRLARSPIRLFVTATSVRTGRGRIFRNKEITADVLLASACLPTMFHAIEIDGEPYWDGGYAGNPTLTPLVRESDAHDTILVQINPRERPEPPRTANEILNRLNEISFNSPLMKELRMMALLREVADPGHGEGARWAGMRTHRIMTDALAEFGASSKLNVEWAFVSLLKEEGRKSANTFLDTHGEDIGVRCTADFDVLLAEC
- the radC gene encoding DNA repair protein RadC; this encodes MPARTSTPPDQPAETPHYHGHRERLRERFYGAGPEALSDYELLEMALFPALPRRDTKPLAKALLKKFGSFAEVVHAPVARLREVDGIGEASINQIKLLAAAASRVAKGEIKRKIALASWNDVIEYCRSGMAFADKEQFRLLFLDKRNQLIADEIQQTGTVDHTPVYPREVIKRALELSATALILVHNHPSGDPTPSQADIQMTKAIVQIATPLGISVHDHIIVGKNGHSSLKGLKLI